A part of Anaerotignum faecicola genomic DNA contains:
- a CDS encoding thiamine diphosphokinase, giving the protein MKVILFAGAEIRDYSFCESYMDGADAVICCDAGMRHAKALGIDPDYIVGDFDSTASEVLEYYKAKNIPIRQFPTRKNETDMELGIILALELGATDLVLFGGIGDRFDHTLANAHYLLSLLKKGVRARLVDDKNCVEVIDQHLTLHGKVGDLVSTLPLSMEVTGITLQGFSYPLTDATLTLDGDYIAVSNVLAEETATIDIKSGYLYVIRSRD; this is encoded by the coding sequence ATGAAGGTAATTCTTTTTGCGGGAGCGGAAATCAGAGATTACAGCTTTTGTGAGAGCTATATGGATGGCGCAGATGCGGTCATCTGCTGCGATGCAGGGATGCGTCATGCAAAGGCACTGGGCATTGACCCCGATTATATCGTAGGGGATTTTGATTCCACAGCCTCGGAGGTTCTGGAATATTATAAGGCGAAAAATATCCCCATTCGGCAGTTCCCGACCAGAAAAAACGAAACCGACATGGAGCTTGGGATTATTCTGGCACTGGAGCTGGGCGCGACAGACCTTGTGCTGTTCGGCGGTATTGGGGACAGATTTGACCATACGCTTGCCAATGCGCATTATCTGCTTTCTCTTCTGAAAAAGGGCGTGCGTGCGCGTTTGGTGGATGATAAAAACTGTGTAGAGGTGATTGATCAGCACCTGACACTGCATGGCAAGGTGGGGGATTTGGTTTCCACACTGCCCCTTTCCATGGAGGTCACAGGCATTACGCTACAGGGCTTTTCTTATCCCCTGACGGATGCGACACTGACGCTGGATGGCGATTATATTGCGGTCAGCAATGTACTGGCGGAGGAAACCGCAACAATTGATATCAAGAGTGGCTAT